A window of Acidobacteriota bacterium contains these coding sequences:
- a CDS encoding sulfatase-like hydrolase/transferase, whose translation MLKNEVSSTGMRPPSLQRGRGLPVLVLAVFFLGMAGHLWAAPPNILLIIADDQGYGDFGFMGNPLVRTPHIDDLARRSARFVNGYVPNSLCRPSLATLLTGLYPHQSGVTFNRPYFDLPHSLENRHRASYLVRRVDTLPRLLSRAGYRTLQTGKHWEGDFANAGFDEGMTLARPHPIEKDPAFARLGMKSGHGNGDAGLTIGRQTLQPIHDFVDRAAADGMPFFVWYAPFLPHLPHNPPRRHLEPYVEDSRVPDHLAPYYACITWLDETVGELLGALRQRDLLRQTLVVFVVDNGYMVDPENPNLSLRSKNTPFEQGIRTPILIGWEDQARPGTHAGLVSTIDLVPTLLAAAGIAETGAELPGMDLMPVIRGRSTLPARPVFGEIYRGYAMELEQPEAEVLFRWVRWGNHKLILPEGSDEGEMLFDLTADPNELNNLAGSPQLRNRRQEMKRLLDGWWNPRKE comes from the coding sequence ATGCTGAAAAACGAGGTGTCTTCAACCGGCATGCGCCCGCCCAGCCTGCAACGCGGGAGGGGGCTCCCAGTTCTTGTCCTGGCGGTGTTTTTCCTGGGAATGGCCGGCCATCTTTGGGCCGCTCCTCCCAACATCCTGCTCATCATCGCCGACGATCAGGGCTATGGCGACTTCGGCTTCATGGGCAACCCGCTGGTGCGGACCCCGCACATCGACGACCTGGCCAGACGCTCGGCCCGATTCGTCAACGGCTACGTCCCCAACAGCCTCTGCCGCCCCTCGCTGGCCACCCTGCTGACGGGGCTCTACCCCCATCAGAGCGGCGTCACCTTCAACCGCCCCTATTTCGATCTGCCCCATTCCCTGGAGAACCGGCATCGAGCCAGCTACCTCGTGCGCCGGGTGGACACCCTTCCCCGCCTGCTCTCCCGGGCCGGATACCGGACGCTGCAGACCGGCAAGCACTGGGAAGGCGATTTCGCCAACGCGGGGTTCGACGAGGGCATGACCCTGGCCCGGCCTCATCCGATCGAGAAGGACCCGGCCTTTGCGCGACTGGGCATGAAATCGGGGCACGGCAACGGCGACGCCGGACTGACCATCGGACGGCAGACCCTGCAGCCCATCCATGACTTCGTCGACCGGGCGGCCGCGGACGGAATGCCCTTCTTCGTCTGGTATGCGCCTTTCCTGCCCCATCTGCCCCACAACCCGCCCCGCCGGCACCTCGAGCCCTACGTGGAGGATTCCCGGGTACCCGACCACCTGGCTCCCTACTACGCCTGCATCACCTGGCTGGACGAAACCGTGGGAGAACTGCTGGGCGCCTTGCGACAAAGGGATCTGCTGCGCCAGACCCTGGTGGTCTTCGTGGTCGACAACGGCTACATGGTGGATCCGGAGAATCCCAACCTGTCGCTGCGCAGCAAGAACACCCCCTTCGAGCAGGGCATCAGGACTCCCATCCTGATCGGTTGGGAGGACCAGGCCAGACCCGGCACCCATGCCGGCCTGGTGAGCACCATCGACCTGGTGCCGACGCTGCTGGCCGCGGCCGGCATCGCGGAGACGGGGGCGGAGCTTCCGGGGATGGACCTGATGCCGGTGATCCGGGGCCGGTCCACCCTTCCTGCGCGGCCGGTCTTCGGCGAGATCTATCGCGGCTATGCCATGGAACTGGAACAGCCAGAAGCCGAGGTCCTCTTCCGCTGGGTGCGCTGGGGGAATCACAAGCTGATTCTCCCCGAGGGTTCGGATGAGGGGGAAATGCTGTTCGATTTGACTGCCGACCCCAACGAGTTGAACAATCTGGCCGGGAGTCCCCAACTGAGGAACCGCCGGCAGGAGATGAAACGGCTGCTGGACGGCTGGTGGAACCCGCGAAAGGAATAG